One window from the genome of Deinococcus sp. NW-56 encodes:
- a CDS encoding SPOR domain-containing protein: MSRAQRPGSAPRWPDLLIGLLVVLLLAGFAALLIGQGREAPTAVAPPPPVVEEVPEIPVAPGTDLGVDPVEEPTPAPEASAAPEETEPTAEPEATTPREETPPAQAEPEAAAPTPTPSEPAEPPAEQAAQPSTPAPEASTAKPPAASADPSVVAATPIPAAPPAPPVPEVTLPKPKTTIPLNRPAGNAATPPASEGARPDAPEGTEAGETAEATPPATPAPSGNTVAPSEERTPLRSDYRISLGTFGSEAEARRAASGVSDAGYPVYVIDLGNQVVAQVGPYADETTARRALADIQPRAPRAVLYAPRGRNLTGGGSETTEAAAPAETPAPAAPPEAVPDEPEAAPAAQAPAPDGPVYLQVGAFDRQESAGRLVGMLRDLGFSPTVNAPENRKVTVLVGPYSGDALLEAERKLDANGHDHFRIR, translated from the coding sequence ATGAGCCGCGCCCAGCGTCCGGGGTCAGCCCCCCGCTGGCCCGACCTGCTGATCGGCCTGCTCGTCGTGCTGCTGCTCGCGGGCTTCGCCGCCCTGCTGATCGGGCAGGGGCGCGAGGCGCCCACCGCCGTCGCCCCCCCACCCCCCGTGGTCGAGGAGGTGCCCGAGATTCCGGTCGCGCCGGGGACCGATCTCGGCGTGGACCCGGTGGAGGAGCCGACCCCCGCGCCGGAGGCGAGTGCGGCACCGGAGGAAACGGAGCCCACGGCCGAACCCGAGGCCACGACTCCTCGTGAGGAGACGCCTCCCGCACAAGCGGAGCCGGAAGCGGCGGCCCCAACGCCGACACCCAGCGAACCTGCCGAGCCACCGGCGGAGCAGGCCGCTCAGCCGAGCACCCCGGCTCCCGAGGCCAGCACTGCCAAGCCTCCTGCTGCGAGCGCAGACCCCAGTGTGGTCGCCGCGACGCCCATCCCGGCGGCTCCCCCAGCACCACCCGTGCCCGAGGTGACGCTGCCCAAGCCGAAGACGACCATCCCACTGAATCGCCCGGCGGGCAATGCGGCTACGCCTCCGGCCTCTGAGGGAGCGCGGCCCGACGCTCCGGAAGGCACGGAGGCCGGGGAGACGGCGGAGGCCACCCCCCCAGCGACTCCCGCTCCGTCCGGCAACACCGTGGCCCCCAGCGAGGAGCGCACGCCGCTGCGCAGCGACTACCGCATCAGCCTAGGCACCTTCGGGTCGGAGGCGGAGGCCCGCCGCGCCGCTTCGGGCGTGTCGGACGCCGGATACCCGGTGTACGTGATCGACCTCGGCAATCAGGTCGTCGCGCAGGTCGGCCCCTACGCCGACGAGACGACCGCTCGCCGGGCGCTGGCCGACATCCAGCCCCGCGCCCCCCGCGCCGTGCTGTACGCGCCGCGTGGCCGCAACCTGACCGGGGGCGGCAGCGAGACCACCGAGGCAGCAGCCCCGGCCGAGACGCCTGCCCCCGCCGCGCCGCCCGAGGCCGTCCCCGACGAGCCGGAAGCGGCGCCCGCCGCCCAGGCCCCCGCCCCCGACGGCCCGGTCTACCTTCAGGTGGGCGCCTTTGACCGCCAGGAGAGCGCCGGGCGGCTGGTCGGGATGTTGCGGGACCTGGGCTTCTCGCCCACCGTGAACGCGCCGGAAAACCGCAAGGTGACGGTGCTGGTCGGCCCCTACAGCGGTGACGCGCTGCTGGAGGCCGAGCGCAAGCTCGACGCGAACGGCCACGACCACTTCAGGATTCGCTGA
- a CDS encoding tetratricopeptide repeat protein — protein MTPTRTTVLLGLLLAAAPHAAAQTLLDTSAAVSVQTTLLQTQPGGVPVTVPAVSTPPAAPAAPGTTSPGTAAIPTPPTLTPTQQQTLTQGREALGAGDLARARRLFESLVAAQYTHPEGHFGLGLTLLALGDLRGAAFEFTRLRELAPDRFEAAYNLGVIASREGRFAEARRLYEEAATLSRGKAGPAAERQVLEALAGEQRRAGDWAALSATLAQAATLDPSDRDLAFRLAQAQVRAGQGVQALPGLYALLSREPGRADAALLLADIYVGQNLPERAVRELDTVLPRVTKASDRAGLHLRKADVLAAAGDTRGAVLAAQEATRLDPARPAAFARLGELRALRGDRAGAQAAYAQAARLAPKDAAIRTALGATRLALGLNAQARQDASQALTLKPDTATRARALYVQGVAAYRLGDYPAARTALRQSTQAAPDADAYLWLGLTAYAQKDYAGAAGALTTSVKLDPTPTARQNLGSALLATSRYAEAEAILRGLTGEQPRNAEAWYLLGLSLRSQGREAQARPALKTAADLGHRRAAEALR, from the coding sequence GTGACCCCAACGAGAACCACGGTGCTGCTCGGCCTGCTGCTGGCCGCCGCACCCCACGCCGCTGCACAGACCCTGCTCGACACTTCGGCGGCGGTGTCCGTTCAGACCACGCTGCTCCAGACCCAGCCGGGGGGGGTGCCGGTGACCGTGCCTGCGGTATCCACACCTCCGGCTGCCCCCGCCGCTCCGGGCACGACAAGCCCCGGCACCGCCGCCATCCCCACGCCCCCGACCCTCACCCCCACCCAGCAGCAGACGCTGACCCAGGGCCGCGAGGCGCTGGGCGCGGGCGACCTCGCGCGGGCGCGGCGGCTGTTCGAGTCGCTCGTCGCGGCGCAGTACACCCACCCTGAGGGGCATTTCGGGCTGGGGCTGACGCTGCTGGCGCTGGGGGACCTGCGGGGCGCGGCGTTCGAGTTCACCCGGCTCCGGGAACTGGCCCCGGACCGCTTCGAGGCGGCCTACAACCTCGGCGTGATCGCCAGCCGCGAGGGCCGGTTCGCGGAGGCCCGGCGGCTGTACGAGGAGGCGGCGACCCTCTCGCGCGGCAAGGCCGGACCCGCCGCCGAACGGCAGGTGCTCGAGGCGCTGGCGGGCGAGCAACGGCGGGCGGGGGACTGGGCGGCCCTGAGCGCGACGCTCGCGCAGGCGGCGACCCTCGATCCCTCCGACCGCGACCTCGCCTTCCGGCTGGCGCAGGCCCAGGTGAGGGCCGGGCAGGGGGTGCAGGCGCTGCCGGGCCTCTACGCGCTGCTCTCGCGCGAGCCGGGCCGGGCGGACGCGGCGCTGCTACTCGCGGACATCTACGTGGGACAGAACCTGCCGGAGCGGGCGGTGCGGGAGCTCGACACCGTGCTGCCCCGCGTGACGAAGGCGAGCGACCGGGCTGGCCTGCATCTGCGCAAGGCCGACGTGCTGGCCGCCGCCGGGGACACGCGCGGGGCCGTGCTCGCCGCGCAGGAGGCGACCCGGTTGGACCCCGCGCGGCCCGCCGCCTTTGCCCGGCTGGGTGAGCTGCGGGCGCTGCGGGGCGACCGGGCCGGGGCGCAGGCCGCCTACGCGCAGGCGGCCCGCCTCGCGCCGAAGGACGCGGCGATTCGCACCGCGCTGGGCGCCACACGCCTCGCGTTGGGGCTGAATGCCCAGGCCCGGCAGGACGCGTCACAGGCGCTGACCCTGAAGCCCGACACTGCCACCCGCGCCCGCGCCCTGTACGTGCAGGGCGTGGCCGCCTACCGCCTAGGCGACTACCCGGCGGCCCGCACCGCCCTGCGCCAGAGCACCCAGGCGGCTCCGGACGCGGACGCCTACCTGTGGCTGGGGCTGACCGCCTACGCGCAGAAGGACTACGCGGGCGCGGCCGGGGCGCTGACCACCAGCGTGAAGCTGGACCCCACCCCCACCGCCCGCCAGAACCTCGGCTCGGCGCTGCTGGCCACCTCGCGGTACGCGGAGGCCGAGGCGATCCTGCGCGGCCTGACCGGGGAGCAACCGCGCAACGCCGAGGCCTGGTACCTGCTGGGCCTGAGCCTGCGGTCGCAGGGGCGTGAGGCGCAGGCCCGGCCCGCCCTGAAGACGGCCGCCGACCTCGGTCACCGCCGCGCGGCGGAGGCGCTGCGATGA
- the rlmN gene encoding 23S rRNA (adenine(2503)-C(2))-methyltransferase RlmN → MQLLLDLHPNEYPLEGFRRRQLLEWVFVQGVGEFEAMTNLPAPLRSDLAARFRLNPFREIETVRSADGSAKYLFTLLDGRQMEAVYMPYLDRKTVCVSTMVGCPARCAFCATGAMGFGRNLTPGEIVGQVLAVAGGEGLEPREIRNLVFMGMGEAMLNYDHTMKAARILLHPQALGMSKRRVTLSTVGIAKGIRRLAEEDDLGLKLAISLHAPDEETRQKIIPTGAANSIEEIMAAARDYQAVTGRRVTLEYTMLRGINDHLWQAELLAERLRGLVSHVNLIPMNPWDGSGFESSTEEQIQAFYDALEERGVDVSVRRSRGKDAGAACGQLALSRPGAASGIPA, encoded by the coding sequence ATGCAGCTTCTCCTCGACCTTCACCCCAACGAGTACCCGCTGGAGGGCTTCCGGCGGCGGCAACTGCTGGAGTGGGTGTTCGTGCAGGGCGTTGGTGAGTTTGAGGCGATGACCAACCTCCCGGCTCCTCTACGTTCGGACCTTGCCGCCCGCTTCCGGCTCAATCCCTTCCGCGAGATCGAGACGGTTCGGAGTGCGGACGGCTCGGCGAAGTACCTCTTCACGCTGCTTGACGGGCGGCAGATGGAAGCGGTGTACATGCCCTACCTCGACCGCAAGACGGTCTGCGTGTCCACGATGGTGGGCTGCCCGGCCCGCTGCGCCTTTTGCGCGACCGGGGCGATGGGCTTCGGGCGCAACCTGACGCCCGGCGAGATCGTCGGGCAGGTGCTGGCCGTTGCGGGGGGCGAGGGGCTGGAGCCGCGCGAGATTCGCAACCTCGTCTTCATGGGGATGGGCGAGGCGATGCTGAACTACGACCACACCATGAAGGCTGCCCGCATCCTGCTGCACCCGCAGGCGCTGGGCATGAGCAAGCGCCGGGTGACCCTCTCCACCGTGGGGATTGCCAAGGGCATTCGGCGGCTGGCGGAGGAAGACGACCTCGGCCTCAAGCTGGCGATCAGCCTGCACGCCCCTGACGAGGAGACGCGGCAGAAGATCATCCCGACCGGGGCCGCCAACTCCATCGAGGAGATCATGGCCGCCGCCCGTGACTACCAGGCGGTGACCGGGCGCCGGGTGACGCTGGAATACACCATGCTGCGCGGCATCAATGATCATCTCTGGCAGGCCGAGCTGCTGGCCGAGCGGCTGCGCGGACTGGTGAGCCACGTCAACCTGATTCCGATGAATCCCTGGGACGGCTCGGGCTTCGAGTCGAGCACCGAAGAGCAGATTCAGGCCTTTTACGACGCGCTGGAGGAGCGGGGGGTGGATGTCAGCGTGCGGCGCTCGCGTGGGAAGGACGCGGGGGCGGCGTGCGGGCAGCTCGCGCTGAGTCGCCCCGGCGCGGCGTCGGGCATTCCGGCCTGA
- a CDS encoding DUF2721 domain-containing protein, which translates to MADPTLGALTAMITPAVLISGAGTLLLSTSTRLGRSTDRVRVLTARFKDLVSEEGQREPLAREEKQMIVRQLPRLTRRTRYLQRAMRAFYVAVALLVGTSLLIGAGELSGLSTGAAPVLLALLGAGSLAYGALLLSFEATLSGITTREEMGFLVRLGEHYATLYQDETDRIREE; encoded by the coding sequence ATGGCCGACCCCACCCTCGGCGCCCTGACCGCCATGATCACGCCCGCCGTGCTGATCTCGGGCGCGGGCACCCTGCTGCTGAGCACCAGCACCCGCCTGGGCCGCAGCACCGACCGGGTGCGCGTGCTGACCGCCCGCTTCAAGGACCTCGTGAGCGAGGAAGGCCAGCGCGAGCCCCTCGCCCGCGAGGAAAAGCAGATGATCGTGCGCCAGCTTCCGCGCCTGACCCGCCGCACCCGGTACCTCCAGCGGGCGATGCGGGCCTTTTACGTGGCAGTCGCGCTGCTGGTGGGCACCAGCCTGCTGATCGGTGCGGGGGAACTCTCCGGACTGTCGACCGGGGCCGCTCCCGTCCTGCTCGCCCTGCTGGGCGCCGGAAGCCTCGCCTACGGGGCGCTCCTCCTGAGCTTCGAGGCCACCCTCAGCGGCATCACCACCCGCGAGGAGATGGGCTTTCTGGTGCGGCTGGGCGAGCACTACGCGACCCTGTATCAGGACGAGACGGACCGGATTCGGGAGGAGTAG